The sequence below is a genomic window from Pogoniulus pusillus isolate bPogPus1 chromosome 10, bPogPus1.pri, whole genome shotgun sequence.
CTGGCATGCCTGCCCCCAGGGAGATCTCTGAAAGAAGCCAGCTTGTGAAAATCACTCTGAAAACAGGAAGACTTGGTGCTGTAAGGCAGGTCTGAACAAAACctgtcttcttttctctccatgGGTGAGGTCTGGCAGGCTGTGTaatgtgggctgagatgggGACAGGGAGTACAGCGGGCTTGGCGTAGCTGTCACCTTGCACAACAGCCTGCTCAAACAGCACCAGAGTCTTGGAATCATGgagtgggttgggagggaccttcaagatcacccagttccaaccccttgccatggggcAGAGATACCtttcactagagcaggttgaggctggatgaggcacttagtgccatggtttagttagttagaagggttagatgataggttggacttgatgatctccaacctggctcattctgtgattcttgaagcttgctcaaggcctcatccaacctgaccttgaacaccttcagggaggttgtggagcacagaatcacccaatgtgatcgatcacattgggtgattctgtgctccacaacctccctgggcaacctgtgccagtgtctccccaccctcactgcaaagaaattcttccttatctccagtcCAAGAAATTCTCCTTTGATCTTACACCACGAGCAAACATGGACTGTTTGGGCAGAAAATGGAGTGGCTGCTTATGGGGAAAGAGCAAATGAAAGCCAGCATTGCAACATTTGCTCAGCTTTCCCACTTCTTGAAGCGTGCACTGCTTGGGTTCCAGGCATTCCTCTGGAAATCACTGGGtacactgcagctgtgcagtcAGAGCTCTGTTTTGCCTTGATGTACTCCTTCTTCCTGCCCGGAATTAGGGGGGATACTCAGTGACTTCCTTGATGCTTATCAGCTTTCTCTGCtaaactgaatcacagaagcacagaactttagagtttggaagtgacctccagaaattatctagtccaaaccccctgccaaagcaggatcatcccagggtagtccacacagaaatgaatccaggtgggtttggaaagtctgcagagcaggagactccacaacctctctgggcagcctgttccagggctctgtcaccctcactgtaaagaagtttctcttcacgttgagctgaaaccttctctgttccagtttgtatccattgctcctcggcttattgctgtgcaccaccaaaaagagattggccccaggcacttgacccccacccctcagatattgatagacattgatgagatcttctctcagtcttctcttctccagactaaacagccccagggctctcagtctctctccacagggcagatgctcaagtccccaatcatcctgtgataggacacggagcaatgggtgtaagctgcaagcacctcaacacaaggggaaacttctttcctgtaagggtcacagagcactggaacagactccccagagaggctgtggagtctccttccctggagcctttcaaggcctgtctggatgtgttcctctgtgatctgtgctggattgtatggtcttgctctggcaggggggttggtcttgatgatctcctcgggtcccttccaacccttaatatcctgtgatccttgtggctctctgctggactctctctagcaggtccctgtctctcttgaactggggaactcaaaactgggcacagcactgcaggtgtggtctcaccagggcagagcagaggaagagaagaacctccccagacctgctggccacaacttTCCCTGATGCACccctggatgccattggctctcctggccataagggcacattgctggcccacgcagaacttgctgtccaccagcactccaagatctttctccacagagctgccttccagcagagcagctcctaacctgcactggtgcctgttgttattccttcctagatgcaggaccctgcacttgtccttactgaacttcacCAAGTTAAGGAGAACCCttgctcagtgccagctgctcagCTGAGGTGCTGTCTGAACACAACCACCACTGCAGCCTTGGAATTTCTCTGACTAACCAACATTAGCAAGTCCATTGCTTTCTGCCTGTGGATTTTGTCACCCAGCCCTCTGAAAACACTGAGTCTggcaaaacaaaaagaggaagaaaatgaatCATTTTTCTAACTGCCAGGAACCTGCTGCTGTAATTATCTGAACCCTACCACTCAGCCACCACTTGCCCTTCTGAGAGCCCATTCCTTGGTCCaaaatgaaagcagcagcagcagcctctttggCAGCTCTGTGTCTTGAGAAGGAAATGATTAGCACACAGTACTGAAGTGAGGCCATTCCAACAAGCATTTATTAGGGATAGAAAGATAGAGCTTTTCCACCTGTGAACACTGAAGTCCTTactgtgctcctgtgcaacaGTGAATGAATCAAAAGagagcaagaaataaaaacacagaagtAAATAAATACAGAGCAAGAAATAAATAATGGATCAGGAAATAAAAATAGATCAGGAAATAAAAATGGATCAGGAAATAAAAACGGATCAGGAAATAAAAATGGATCAGGAAATAAAAATTGATCAGGAAATAAAAATAgattaagaaataaaaataaatcaatataTAAAAAtggataaagaaataaaaatggatCAGGAAATCAAAATAGATCAGGAAATAAAAATGGATCAGGAAATAAAAATAGATCAGGAAATAAAAACTAgattaagaaataaaaatggatcaggaaataaaaatagatcaggaaataaaaactagattaagaaataaaaatggatCAGGAGATAAAAATGGGTCAGGAAATAAAAATGGatcaagaaataaaaatggatcaggaaataaaaatagattaagaaataaaaataaatcaatataTAAAAATggataaagaaataaaatggaTCAGGAAATCAAAATAGATCAGGAAATAAAAATGGATCAGGGAATAAAAATGGATCAGGAGATAAAAATGGATCAGGAGATAAAAATGGATCAGGGAATAAAAATAGATCTGGAAATAAAAATGGGTCAGGAAATAAAAATGGatcaagaaataaaaatggatcaggaaataaaaatgggtcaggaaataaaaatggatcaagaaataaaaatggatcaggaaataaaaatggatcaggaaataaaaatggattaagaaataaaaataaaccaagatATAAAAAtggataaagaaataaaaatggatCAGGAAATCAAAATAGATCAGGAAATAAAAACTAgattaagaaataaaaatagatcaggaaataaaaatggatcaagaaataaaaatggatcaggaaataaaaatagattaagaaataaaaataaatcaagaTGTAAAAATggataaagaaataaaatggaTCAGGAAATCAAAATAGATCAGGAAATCAAAATGGATCAGGAAATCAAAATGGATCAGGAGATAAAAATAGATCAGGAAATAAAAATGGATCAGGAAAtaaaaaatagattaaaaaataaaaatggatCAGGAAATAAAAATGGATCAGGAGATAAAAATGGATCAGGAGATAAAAATGGATCAGGGAATAAAAATAGATCTGGAAATAAAAATGGATCAGGAAATAAAAGTAGATCAGGAAATAAAAAATGGATCATGAAGtacaaataaataaagaaaaaaaaggataaatataaatacataaagaaTAGATAAGATAATAAAGAAAATAAGTAATAGAGAATAGAGAATAGATAAGATAATACAGGAAACCatgtaaatataaataaataaataaatagattaatagataaataaattaaatataaattaaaatataaataaaaatagGTAAAAAAGAAATCTAGCCCTAAAAAACCAAACTACAGTACAAATAAAGTGCTGTTTCCTCACCAAAAGATGACATCAAAAGATATCCCACTCAGCCCATGGCAATCCCTCCACAACGCTTACTGGCAACAGATTGTGCCTTGAAAATGCTAAGTCAAAACCTGATCCCTCAAGATTTTGGCTGCTTGGCTTTGTTTGTGAGCTTGCCTGCTCTGAGTGGCAGTGAGCTGGGCATGGCtggtgctccctgcctctgctatCCTGAAGAGGAGCAGCCACTGGTCTTCTCCTAAACTGTTAGCAGAAGGGGCAGGTGTGATGTAGTGAAAGCTCTGCACTGACCCAGCTGTGCTTAGCAAAAGTGACTTCAGAACTGGCTCCTCCTTTCACAAGCCATttcttctgccagctgcttctgGTGTCAGTGCTTTCTCATGTGCAGAACAAGACCTCTTTAAAAGACTTTAAGTGCTGTTGCCAGCTAGCTGTAGAAGCAGGGAATCCAGGCTCTCTGGATGCTGTTAGAAGGGTGAGTGAAGGAGGTAGGAGgaggtgaggtgctggaagcatcTTGAGgacatttttcttcttcacatCTTAGGACACAGTGTTAGGTTTGTTGCTTGCCctagaaagaaggaaaatggaaaaggagacAATGAGAACTTGTCCATGGACATATTGTTAAGTTTATTGTTTGCCctagaaagaaggaaaatggaaaaggagacAATTAGAACTTGGCCATGGGCACAGTGTCAGGTTTGTTGTTTGCcttagaaagaaggaaaatggaaaaggagacAATTAGAACTTGGCCATGGACACAGTATCAGGTTTGTTGTTTGCCTTAGAAtgaaggaaaatggaaaaggagacAATTAGAACTTGGCTATGGACACAGTGTCAGGTTTGTTGTTTGCCctagaaagaaggaaaatggaaaaggagacAATTAGAACTTGGCCATGGACACAGTGTCAGGTTTGTTGTTTGcctcagaaagaaggaaaatggaaaaggagacAATGAGAACTTGTCCATGAAACAGGTATCACTTGAACAAGttccccagggaagctgtggatgacccttccctggaggtgttcaaggccaggctggatgagactttggGTGACCTGGgctgatgggaagtgtccctccccatggcagaggggtgggagctggatgagctttaaggtcccttccaacccaaaccattccctgaTTATGATGAATTTGGGcaaactctgccctgagctgtgaTTTCAGCACTAGGCTCAATCTCTGGCACACCCTGTGTGAATGTTGGTTACACCTCCAAAAAGGCACCAGCATCTTGGAGACCTGCAGCTGGAATGCTCAGGAGATGCTCTGGATGCTGATGCTtccttcagcctggccttggacacctgcAGGTTGGAGCCAAGAGCAGTAAATGCGGGCAGGGTTTctaagcactgctgcagctatcTGCCAGCTCATCTCAACTGCTTGGTTTTGCCAAGCTCACTGAGAGCAAAGGACTCACTTCTCCAGAATGGCCTTGATGATCAGCTTCACCCAGGGAGCTGTGGGCTCCAGGCACACTTCTCTGCCATCTGTCAGGGTAGCTCTGCaacagggaaaaggaaggggaaagggttGCTGAGTGAattctgaggccatttcccttctccctcagcaccaccccaGGTGTGTGCTGCTGGTCTCCACTTTAAGCTGTCCCAGCTAAGATAAAGCTGTGAGGTTTTAAATAGTTTCAGGTCTTCTCATATCTCTTTGTCTGAATGCATCAAATCACCTGCAGGACTCTCACTTCTCAACATTGCCTTTTGCTACTTTTATATCCCCTCCCCCCAGCTTGCTTTGCATATCTGATGATGTCTAACTGAAAGGCTGAATCTTTCCATCTCCATTCACTCTGAAAGGCTGAATCTTTCCATCTCCATTCATTCTGAAAGGCTGAATTTTCCCATCCCAATTCACTCCTCAATCCAATCTTCCCATCTCCATTCCACTGCTGCACTGTCCATAGGAATTTTGTCACAGTAGGAGTTCTGGGATTGTGGCAGGCTTGCATGATTTGTAGCCCAGTGGTAGTTTTTTCATTGACTCAGATAGAAGTGTGATCATTTTTTCTACCTAGCCCTGCAAAATTCATGCTTTGATCACTTGCTCAGCGTGGCTCTGGGGGTTCAATTCTCCTCTCACATGCTGGAGGAATTCAGAGTCTTAGAAAGTGATTTGCTGCCTGATAGCTGTAGATTTTGGTTGGAATATTGCAAGGGGTGTTCAAAGAGTAGGGGCTGGCAAAATCAGCACCCAACTTACACCACCTAGCAGAGGATTTGTAAGAGCAgtgagctgctcctctgccttgggAGCCTCTGTGCCCGCTGGCACCTTCAGAGAGCATTTACATCATCCTCAGGGCAAATGCTGTTTCCTTCTGgtagaggagcagggagggggttgcAAAAGCACTTACATGACTTCAACGTTCTTGCAGTGAGGTCCACTGGGGGTGAGGTTGACATTCTGGATGAACTTGGGGTGGATGAACTTGGAAtgggtgctcaggcactggcaccgGAGTTCAATGGCTGAGCGTGGCAGGGCTTTACCTGTGAAACCAGCAGAAAACAGAAGGTGGTTGTTTGCCTGCTACCCCAGGAAGCACAACAGCATCAGGGTGAGCCATTGCACTCCTAGGAGAGCACAGGAGCTccctcacagaatcatgcaatcacaggattaaccaggtcagaaaagacctctaagatcatccagtccaacctattacctaatgcttctaattaactaactcatagaatcatagaatcaagcaggttggaagagacctccaagctcatccaggccaacctagcacccagccctatgcagtcaactagaccatggcactaagtgcctcatccagtctccttttaaacacctctggggatggtgactccaccacctccctgggcagcccattctaatgccaatcactcttgctgtgaagaacttcttcctaacattcaacttaaacctgctctggcacagttcatagaaccatagaatcacagaaccatagaatcaaccaggttggaagagaaatgTGGGGAGAAAATGCTCCAAATAAGACTGAAATGAAATAATCAacaattagaatcacagaatcaagcaggttggaagagacctccaagctcatccagttcaacctagcaccctgctctgaccaatcaaccagatcatggcactaagtgcctcagccaggctttgcttgaacacttctagggacaaaaactccaccacctccctgggcagcccattccatggccaatcactccctctgtcctcttgttctgtcactggttggctgggagaagagaccaacccctgcctggctacaacctcctttcaggtagttgtagagagcaataaggtctctgcAACTCAGCACTactccctcagcactgctgataCCAGCAAGTAGTTAGGAGGGCTTCAGGAGGGTTTCTTTACCTTCAGTTCCAATTGCAGAGATCAGGAGAAGAGtcaagacagcagcagcagcagcagctttgcccaTCATGATGCAAGAGTGTTCCTCCCTGCTGTCACCTGCCTCTGGTTCTGtggggagaggagctccagcagcctcaagaGTGGCCaatgcctgagctctggggctTGCCCTCTTTATATACAGCTCCCCAGCATCACGGGTAGGTCATGCCCATGGAAACTCCAGACCTGCCACTGTGCAATGAGTCACAGGTGAATAGGGAAGCCCCTTGCCCCAGATGACCATGGAATTGCTCCTCATGAACAGAAAGCACTTTGTTAAAACAACAGAAATTGTAGGAAATGAGCCTGTGCTTGGCTGTGTGGATTCTGCAGGGGCTGTGTAGGAGTCTGCTTCTTGtcacctgcctgcctctgctgtcaTTTTGTCTCTGTGACTTTCCACTTCTGGCAGAAGGCCTTGGTCTGTGGttttctgtctgtgtgtctAACTGAAGACAGACAGAAGTAGAAGTTCACTCTTTGTAGAAATGAGAAAGTACAGGTGCTAGAAGTGGATTTCAGTGAGCTCCCCTTGCCCTTATGTGCAGTCACATTCTGAACTGTAATGTAGATGTTTTCTGTCTATGCTGAGGTAAGGGCTGCTGTGGAGTCCTTCATTTGGTCCATTAAACCCAGCCCCACTgaagagcaggacccaggctgcCTTTGCTGTACCATTGAGAGCATGTGGAACATGTGCCTGTGATGTGACAAACTGCTCTGCCTGATCAGGGAGGGGTTTAACTGGAGGGTGACTGCTTCATCTGAAGCCCAAACTTCCAAACTCTGCTGTTTGGAGCTTGAGAAGTGGAAAACTCCAACAGCTGTGGTAGGATTCTGCTCCTGAATTAAACTGAGGCACTTCTGCAGATTGGAATTGGACCCTGTGAAGATTGTGCTAAGGTTAAAGtgaagtgcagcccagacagcagctgtgtgctgggctgcagcaagaacagtgtggccagcagggcaagggaggggacttgGGCAGGTTGGAGATGTGTGCCCAGGACAACCTCATGacgttcaacaaggccaagtgtgaggTCTTACagctgggtcagcacaatcccaagtaCAACTttaggctgggtggcaaatggctgagagcagccctggaggtctggggtgattaaaagctcaacaggagcctgcagtgtgagtgcagcccagacagcaaccctgtgctgggctgcagcaagagcagtgtgggcagcagggcaagggaaggcattctgccccttggctctgctctcctcagaccccacctgcagtcctgggtgcacttctggagcccccagcacaaaaaggacatggaactgttggagccagtgcagaggaggccaccaagatgctcagagggctgcagcagctctgctatgaggacaggctaagagagttggggctgtgcagcctggagaagagaaggtttccaggagaccttggagtggccttccagtatctgaagggggctacaggagtgctggggagggactattgacaaggtcttgtaatgacaggatgaggagtaatgggtttaaagtggcagaggggagatttaaactggatgttaggaaaaagttctatccagtgagggtggtgagacactggcacaggttgcccagggaggttgtggagcacagaatcacccaatgtgatctttgatctttgatcacattgggtgattctgtgctccacaacctccctggaggtgttccaggccaggttggatgaggccttgagcaacctgttctagtgggaggtgtccctgcctatggcacaggggggttggaactggatgagctttgaggtccctcccaacctaaaccattctctgattctatgattctaagatgaacTCCTGAAGGAGGAGGGTTAGGATCAAGTCAGAGATGTGCAAACATTAATCAGCAAGAGAAATAATactgaaaggcaaaaaaaaaagagttgtctTCTGGCTGTCATAGATGGCTCAGAGATCACAGGAAAACAAATcctgatgaggagcaatggggaCAGCTTAGAGCACTTCTGGAGCTTGTGGTTTGACTTGTAATGTAagaggcagtgagcagaagACCTGGCTTGCAAAAACCCTCAGCCAAGAGAGGTCAAAAGCCTTTTGTGAGTATAGAGAGGAGTCAGAAAATGTTAACCATGAATGAAAAGATCTTTTTGTGCACTGGGAACTCTTGGGATTTGGGTatgagagaggagctgctgtttCCCTTTACTTCCAAGGACCTGGTGTTTGGAGACATGGGGCAGGAAAGCTGCTGGGTTTCTAAAGCAGTGAGTCTGTGACAGAGGAAAGGGATTCCTAAGCCTTAGCCATGACTACCATGAACAATACCTGGTAGCCTCCAGCTGAATAAACCTTTTACATCATCAGGGTCATAAACACAGTTATTGAGGAGCTCTCCTCTCATTGGCACAGCAGTGCCTTACCAGCTCCCAAGTGATAAGACCTCTGAGGAATTATGGCCTTAGCAGCAGCTTATGACCCCCCAGGaatgcagccttcctgctggtGACATGGATGTGTGCTGCACAAGTCCCTGTCCCAGTCACACAGCACATTGGTTCCAATCCATCTGTGGCTGCTACCTCAGACATCAAATTTGCtaattcacagagtcacagaaacattccagttgggaaagaccttcaggatcaccaagcccaacccatatccctactctacaaggtgcaccctaaaccatatccccaccaagcaccacatccaaatgacttttaaacacatccagggttgatgactccaccacttccctgggcagctcattccagtgcctgaccactcttgctgggaaaatattcttcctaatgtccagtccaaacctacTCAGTCATAGCTTGAGGcaattccctcttgttctgtcactaattacctgtgagaagagaccagcaccaacctctccacaaggtcctttcaggtagctgtaggcagcaatgaggtctcccctcatttcaaactaaccatccccagcaacctcagccactcttcacaGGGTTCATTCCCCTTGTCAAGCCTTCCACAGCAGTTCTGTTGTGGCAGAGCAAAGGGCAAGAGAGCTGGAGTGGGAAAATGGGAGGCTGTCGAGTCAAACTGAGAGACTCTGTAGTGgtggattgtgagctctaggggagcagttggactcagtcatctcagaggtctcttccaacctccacagctctctgcttctctcttctgTCTGCTTCTCCCCATCTTTCCCCGAGTGGTGAGTGACCTGGATCTTTGCATTTCCTCAGGCTCCCGTGAGCAGAGGGAGTTTTcttccccccaggcagcccctggTATTGCTCTGTCATCTTCCTCAGCGATTGCTCACCAGTAGCTGCCTCATGCCTGGAATTTCAGATCAAAACATGTGTAAGATCATTTAgaaacagctgagctgctgagtcAGTGAATGTGACAGGTCCTCTTGGGGATTTACAGCATATTGGGTTcagcaggaaagggaagagTCCTACCTGAGCTACAGATTTCCACAGGCAAACTCTTCCCCTTGGACTTCTGTGACCCTGCATGCTAAACCTCTGCAAACTTTTGAGCTGCAAAGGGAAAGTGTCTGAGTCTCTTTGTGTCTTTGTCTGGCAGCCTGTGTTCTGCATTTAGGTGGTGAAACAGTCTCTGCTGGGAAGCTGACGTGAGGCAACTTGACTGACTTGAGAGAACTTGGTTTGTGTGGCTGTCTCTGCCCTTTTCCTGAACCCGTGGTGCTTGGTATTTACCCCCATGAGCAAGAGTGGAGATGGAGATGACATTCCTCTGTTTCTGGAGGTGCTGGCCAGGCAGTCAAGTCAATTCTCTCAACTGGGCAGGTGTTACAAAGGTCACTGTGCCAGTGTTTTGACAGAGGAGAGCTCATTAGTCAGAAAGTTGCACAAAGCCTTCTGAGAAGAAGGATGAgagccagggctctgctgcagcacagtgccacTTCCTCAGGGCACAGGAGATGATGATCCCATTGCTGCGTGTTCCGTGCAGCCCGTGGCtcttgctgcagagcacagttGCAACACCTACGCTGCTGAGCacttttccccacctccagtgctgctgcaatCTCTGGTTTTGAGGCAGGAGAAGTGCTTTCTAGTTCTTTTCCAGAGGAACTGGCAGTGGGATCTGCCTGCAGCACAAGTGGGTGCCAGCAGTGCACAATTGCATGCCACATCTAAACCCATCACtgtcatttctctctctctcctctgagttttctgctgccagcttcatgtatgggctgcccagggagtccccatccctggcagtgttcagaaagagactggatgtggcacttggtgccatggtttagttgattagatggcattgggtggtaggttggacttggtgatcattGTATCAgtcaggttgaaagggaccacaagaatcatctagttccaacctccctgccatgggcagggacaccctaccctagagcaggctgcacacagcctcagccagcctggccttaaacacctccagccatggggcctcaaccaccaacctgggcagcccattccagcctctcaccactctcatgctcaacaacttcttcctcacctccactctgactctccccacctccagctttgctcca
It includes:
- the LOC135178963 gene encoding interleukin-8-like, producing MMGKAAAAAAVLTLLLISAIGTEGKALPRSAIELRCQCLSTHSKFIHPKFIQNVNLTPSGPHCKNVEVIATLTDGREVCLEPTAPWVKLIIKAILEK